Part of the Deltaproteobacteria bacterium genome, CACAGCCGGCCCGATCCGAAGGTCGATCCAAGCCGAGTCAATTATTTCCACGGGGCGCTCAATTGTTCGCTCGACATGCTTTACGATATCAACACCGGCAATCTGCTGGCGATCATTCACGACGGCTATTTGCAAAAAATGCGGGTGCAGGCGACCAACGCCATTGCCGCCCGCTATATGGCGAGAAAAAACACCAAGAGCATGGCGCTGATCGGTTCGGGCTGGCAGGCCACCGCGGCCATCGAATCGATGCGTCACGTGCGGCCCATCGCCAAAGTGAATGTTTTTAGCCGGAGCGCGGAAAATCGCCAAAGGTTCGTCCAACGCATGCGCGCTACCTACGGCGACATGGAAATCAACGATTGTGACAGCGCCGAGGCCGCCATCAAAGGCATGGATATGGTGGTTGCCGCGACCAACTCCAACGAAGCGGTGTGCCGGGGAGAGTGGCTCGAAAAAGGCATGCACTTGACCGGCGTGTTGCCCTACGAGTTCGATCTGGATTGTTACAAGAAGGCCGATTACCTGGTCATTTTTAACCGGCTGCATGGCCGGGACTACGCCTTGCGGCGCGGCCCCGAAGAAGAGCCGCTCGATATTCCGCCCCATGCGGCCTTGATAAAAGACGCGCCGGAAATCGCCGATCTGGTTTCGGAAAAAGTGCCGGGACGAAGGAGC contains:
- a CDS encoding ornithine cyclodeaminase family protein, which encodes MTERSESEVLLLNNAEVEKLLTVERVIAALDEAYLELDKGLTANRPRTFTFSPTDHGRFVANTHEGLIRSKGVYDIRIVTHSRPDPKVDPSRVNYFHGALNCSLDMLYDINTGNLLAIIHDGYLQKMRVQATNAIAARYMARKNTKSMALIGSGWQATAAIESMRHVRPIAKVNVFSRSAENRQRFVQRMRATYGDMEINDCDSAEAAIKGMDMVVAATNSNEAVCRGEWLEKGMHLTGVLPYEFDLDCYKKADYLVIFNRLHGRDYALRRGPEEEPLDIPPHAALIKDAPEIADLVSEKVPGRRSDDEITIFANGGHGWGHDGGPGYGIQFTAMAKLIYDLARERGLGRKLPLEWFQQEVNS